In a genomic window of Leucoraja erinacea ecotype New England chromosome 8, Leri_hhj_1, whole genome shotgun sequence:
- the LOC129699264 gene encoding LOW QUALITY PROTEIN: centriole, cilia and spindle-associated protein-like (The sequence of the model RefSeq protein was modified relative to this genomic sequence to represent the inferred CDS: inserted 2 bases in 2 codons), with protein MSRRMKTEYMRRFTGPRWDTYGSCYRDLVQYRGVRRLLEQAHWPWVWTGWDSGSAPPPPPDQRCPATRLLTPGAQPETGDRPGAQAGVRPGTQAGYRPGTQPETGDRPGAQARDRPGTQPETGDRPGAQXQGVRPGIQPEAGXPGIQAGIRPGAQVGVRPGVQAGNRPGVQARVRPGVQARVRPGAAPYPAAGFNVSAKDIIVQGIQRDKSHDQAKGDLCGYRPVKSASLEKSLKTSRASPAAVVIKETKAPFAMYGWAEKEVEVGCKKTYNVGASALPGQIYESAVRAQDRHQVQRAMRVSRVRDTEPPTNCAADHHSKTFQNRKTTSEHSPVGALPSAGDDDPWLSEYTRCFSTRSL; from the exons ATGAGCAGAAGGATGAAGACGGAGTACATGAGGAGGTTTACGGGGCCGCGCTGGGACACGTACGGCAGCTGTTACCGCGACCTGGTGCAGTACCGCGGCGTGAGGCGGCTGCTGGAGCAGGCCCACTGGCCCTGGGTGTGGACAGGCTGGGACAGCGGCTCcgctcctccaccccc CCCAGACCAACGCTGCCCTGCGACCCGCCTGCTGACGCCCGGAGCCCAGCCTGAGACCGGGGACAGGCCCGGGGCCCAGGCGGGGGTCAGGCCCGGGACCCAGGCGGGGTACAGGCCCGGGACCCAGCCTGAGACCGGGGACAGGCCCGGGGCCCAGGCGAGGGACAGGCCCGGGACCCAGCCTGAGACCGGGGACAGGCCCGGGGCCC GTCAGGGGGTCAGGCCCGGGATCCAGCCCGAGGCCG GTCCCGGGATCCAGGCAGGGATCAGGCCCGGGGCCCAGGTGGGGGTCAGACCCGGGGTCCAGGCGGGGAACAGGCCCGGGGTCCAGGCAAGGGTCAGGCCCGGGGTCCAGGCAAGGGTCAGGCCCGGGGCCGCGCCTTACCCGGCCGCAGGATTTAATGTCTCAG CCAAGGACATAATTGTTCAGGGGATTCAAAGGGATAAAAGCCACGACCAGGCCAAGGGTGACTTGTGCGGCTACCGTCCTGTGAAAAGTGCAAGTCTGGAAAAATCTCTCAAAACGTCTCGAGCAtcaccagcagctgttgtcaTAAAGGAAACCAAGGCTCCATTTGCAATGTATGGCTGGGCGGAGAAGGAAGTGGAAGTGGGCTGTAAAAAAACGTACAATGTTGGCGCTTCTGCTTTGCCAGGACAA ATTTATGAATCCGCAGTCCGGGCGCAGGATAGACATCAAGTGCAAAGAGCGATGCGTGTATCTCGGGTACGAGACACAGAACCACCCACTAATTGTGCAGCCGACCACCACTCTAAGACTTTCCAAAATCGCAAAACTACTTCTGAACACTCGCCAGTTGGAGCATTGCCATCTGCTGGAGACGACGATCCCTGGCTCTCGGAGTATACGAGATGTTTTTCAACACGGTCCCTCTGA